One Saimiri boliviensis isolate mSaiBol1 chromosome 7, mSaiBol1.pri, whole genome shotgun sequence genomic window, GGTTGTGTTGGGCCCTGCTCGAGGGTGGGGGTAAGAAAGGTCCCCAGGCTACTGGGAATCCTGTGTCTGACTTCGGATCCCCCTTTCCCACAGTGATAGCTCCACTTTCTTGGGATGGGTGGGGAGCAAAGGGTGCAGAAGTCAGGTCTTGAAATCACCTGGGAGTTTctgggtgaggtgggtggagaCAAAGGAGAACAGCAAGCAGGGCCTGGCAGCTGCTGCAAACGGCTTCACCCAGAGACACAGGCGCCAGTGACGCTTGCTCTAAGTGAAAGTGAAAGAGAAGTCGGCAGCAGAGGGAACAGAAAAGAAACCCACAGGCCGCTGGCTGGCCAGGGGTGCTTGGAGAGCCCCCCTTCTCCCACCAGGCCTCGCAAGCGGGATAGGACTGCGGAGGAGGACAGTGGACGAGGAGGGGACTCGAGAGCAGCCTCCATGGGCACGGAGGAGGGCTTGTGCCTGCTGCTGTGCCTGGTTCTATCTGGAGCAGCAGAAACCAGTGAGTCAGGGAAGTCGGTGGGGAGCTGGCCGGGAGAAGAGCTAGTGAAGCGCCAGGGTGCTACCCTCCCCGAGATTCCAGAAGAGCAAAGGGGTCGGGGATGACCCAATCGCCTTCTAAGCCCAACAGGGGAAAGGCTCAGTGGCTGGCAACGGAAGGAACCAATAGTGTGTGAGGAGGGAGGCTGGACACGCCACAGGGAAAAGGATAGAGAGGGGCCGCCTCTGTGGCCACGGTCAGGAGCCACTGTCCTACGGAGAGGGCACTGGCCTGGTAGTTGATACTTCAGAAGAGGAGGGGACTCCCCAAGCCAGGAAATCACTCGGAAGGAGACCTTgaaggcaggggaggggaaggctACCCATAATGGGAGAGAGCAGTGCAGGCTGTCAGTGCCCCAGCGACCCCAAGCGTTCAGTCTCCTCTCCCTGCTATGGCacttgctttttttctgagaattctTTTGACTGAAAAGATAGCCTTTCATTCAAGAgtcagaaataaaagcataaaccCCTCTGAGCACGGCAAGTTTAGGACTTGAACCCATACCAAGAGGTATTTGGCTGTACTAGCAGGTGCTCTCCAGAAAGCTGGTTTGGGGGATGATAGGAGAATAGAGGGCCACAGAGACAGCTAGGGTCCTGGAGGGCAAGTTTTACCCTTTGATGATGCCACAGTTtgttggggtggggagagcaAGTGTGGAGTAGCTTTCTGGGCAAGAAGGTGCTCACCCCAGCCTTTGTCTGCAGAGCCTCACACAGGAGAGAGGCAGTGGCGGGCAGTGGATGTGGTCCTAGACTGCTTCCTGGTGAAGGACGGTGGGCACCATACAGCTCTTGCCAGCAGTGAGAACAGAGGGAGGGCCTCCCTCGTGCTGAGGCAGGTGCCAGTGCCAGACGATGGCTCCCTGGAGGACTTCACCGATTTCCAAGGGGACATGCTGGCCCAAGATGACCCACCTGTTATCTTCAAGGCCTCAGGTAAAAGCCTTCCACCTATGTCCTTGGTCCTCCTGGGCTCCCTCCACCAGGACAGCCCAGGTTccgattacagacacacacacactgcttccTGTTGGCCCTGCTGTTGTCACTCCAACTTGCTCTCCATGTGTGCCCCTCTTCTCTCCAGTGGACCTGGTCCAGATTCCCCAGGCCGAGGCCTTGCTCCATGCTGACTGCAGCGGAAAGGAGGTGACCTGTGAGATCTCCCGCTACTTTCCCCAGACGAGAAAGGCCACTGTTGAGCCAACAGCTTGGTTCATGGCCAACGTGCAGGTCTCTGAAGAGGGACCGAGTATCTCCATGGTGATGAAGGCTCTCAGCGATGCTGAGAATGAGGCTTTCCAGCAACCGATGCTGAACTTCCCTCTGAACCCCCAGGGAACTGTGGGAACTGCaggtaagaaaatgagaagcaaggccgggtgcgatggctcatgcctgtaatccaagaactttgggagaccaagcccagtggatcacctgaggtcaagagttcaagaccagcctggccaacatggtgaaaccttatctctattaataaccaaaattagccgggtgtggtggcaggtacctgtaatcccagcaactcgagaggctgaggcacgagaagtgcttgaacccagaaggtggaggttgcagtgagccaagatcttgccactgtactccagcctggaaggctgagcaagattccctctcaaaaaaaacaaaacccttgaGTCCACAAGAAAATGCCTGGAAACCCCTTTTTGAAGGTCCAAGCATAGAGACAACctgtgtgttatttccaaaatggAGCTCATTCACCTCTCACTGGGATGCCATGCAGAAGTAAGACACATGATGCTATTCTGTTCATGGGTGCTGTCCACTGTAGTCTTATTGAGCCAAAACCCAGTTTTCTCCCAGTGAAAGGCTAGCCTGGTCTAGGGCTTCAGGAGTAAAGCTCAGGGATGCATCATTTGTTCATTGTCTTACTAGTAAACCCAGTACCTGTTCTCGCCAGCTCAGCACATCCTCAAGGGCACCAGAAATTGAGAACATGACGACAGGGTTCTACAGAGCCCATCAATCCAATACTCTGTGCCCCACTTTTTTGTGTCTCCAAGGAGAGACAACGAAGTCCAGAGAAAATTAGGGGGCAAACTTCCTATCCTTGGAAAACCCCAGAACACTCTAAGCTCTCTGTGGGCCAACCTAAATCTATCCTGCCACATTAGAAAAAACAGGTCTTCATGTCTGTCCGGTGTCTAGTATACTCCTGGTATGTGGAGatatttccctctttttatttcaaacctacaaaaaaaggtgaaataataTAATGAACACCCATATACCCTAAACCTAGATCCACCAATTGTTACTATTTtgccacattctctctctctctctctctctctttccccccacagctccgtgtgtgtgtgtatgtgtacatatgtgtgtatatgtgtgtgtgtgtattttcctcTGAACTGAAAGTAAGCTGCAAAAGACAACACTTGAACCCCAAATGCTCCCATGCATAGCTGGTATGAGTTTACGGTCAAGGACAAGGACGTAATCCTTCATAGTCACAAACCATCATGTCAGAAACCAACCGAAGTGGGGGAGTAGTTTGCCCATGGTGCAGACAGTAAGGAAGTACAGTGTGTAAAGTATttcaaaacaggccaggtgcggtggctcacacctgtaatcccagcactttgggaggctgaggcgggtggatcacctgaagtcaggaattcaggatcagcctggccaacatggtgaaaacccctctctactaaaaatataaaaattagccagacatggtggcatgcgcctgtaatctcagctacatgagaggctgaggcaggagaattgctggaccccgggaggcggaggttgcggtgagccaagatcacaccattgcactccagcccaggcaacaacagagagtccgtctcaaaaaaaaagaaattcagaataatAAAATCAGCTAAAAGTCAAATGGCTTTATAGTGTCACCATCTCCCAACATCGGCAATTCTGAACAATGTCAGTGATAAAATActcctccctgtctccccacACCACTGCCTAGTACGCCACTGATCATACtttaagatattttgaaattgatACGATAATAGTCTCAACTATAAAgtcccgggcatggtggtgcaacctgtagtcccagctgctcaggaggccaaggcaagaggactgcttgagcccaggagtttgagtcctgcctggaaacatagggagaccctgtctcttgtgcctcagtctcccaagtagctgggattacaggtgcccaccaccacacccagctaaattttttttttttttaatagagtcttgctctttcatcaggctgaagtgcagtggcaagatcttggctcactgaaacctccacctcccaggttcaacaattctcctgcctcagcctcccaagtagctgggactacaggtgcacactaacacacccagctaatttttgtatttttagtagagatggggtttcaccatgttgaccaggataatctcgatctcttgaccttgtgatctacccacatcagcctcccaaagtgctgggattacaggcgtgcgtcactGCACTTggcatacctggctaattgtgtatttttagtagagatgggattttaccatattggccaggctggtcttgatctcaggtgatccacccaccttgggctcccaaagtgcgggattacaggtgtgagccaccgtgcctggcttgagaccatctcttaaaaaaaaaaaaattaattaaatgtctCCAAATTCAAATTTCTCTACTTGTCCCAATAATGtttttactgctttctttttctaagtACACAATTGAAACAAGAATCATGCACTGCATTTAGTTGTGCTGTTCCTTGTTTTAATCTAgagcatttttcacagaattgacGTCTTTGAAGGGTCCAGGCTAGTGGTCTTGTAGAATATCCCACCATTTAGATTTGTCTGATCGTTTTCCTCATGACTGGATTTAGGTTAAGCATGTTTGGCACAGACACTACTACTACGTGCTTTTTAAACTCTTGTTCCTAGTCTTCACGGTATCCTTGCTTAAATAGGTGAGCTTCGTAACGCTAAGTGACTTGTCAAGGGTCACAGAGCCAGTACGTGGAACAACCAGGGTTTCAGAGCTCTTTCAGCTGTTCTAGTAGTTCTTACCTGAAGATTGATGGTAACTCTTAATTTTGCATGTGTATTTCCTGATGAGAGGTCCATAGCTTTCAGTAGATTATCCTAGGGGTGAGTGATCCCAAGATGGTAAAGGCTGCCATGGGTACCATGCTGCCTTTCTAGAGCCCCATTTCTTTGTGGTTCCATGTGATGGAAAATAAGCTCACCTGGCCTCACTGCCAGgcaaggaggaagaggcaggtgtATGCCCATAACACGCCCACAGCTTAGAGATCAGGTGACCTCAAGGAGGAAGTAGCCCACAAATCACccctcttttcctcttcacaGTGGAGTTCCAGGTGACGACACAGACCCAATCCCTGAGCTTCCTGCTGGGGTCCTCAGCCTCCTTGGACTGTGGCTTCTCCATGGCACCAGGCTTGGACCTCATCAATGTGGAGTGGCGGCTGCAGCACAAGGGCAAGGGTCAGATGGTGTACAGCTGGACCGAAGGGCAGGGGCAGGCTGGGCGGAAGGGCGCTACCCTGGAGCCTGAGCAGGTGGGCATGGCCGGGGATGCCTCCCTCACACTGCCCAGCCTCACTCTACAGGATGAGGGGACCTATGTTTGCCAGATCACCACCTCTCTGCACAGAGCTCAACAGATCATCCAGCTCAACATCCAAGGTGAGGCCAGGAAATGGTTATCCCAGGGAGGGGGATAGAAAATGCCTACTGGGAGCGTTTCCAGATTGGGACCCAAACGCAATAGTGATTTCCTGAGAAGCAGGCTTCATTCCCATAATTTAAATGCCATCTTCACCCTGGAAACACAGATGGCATTAGATAAGGAGTcccagctgggcgtagtggctcatgcctataatcccagcactttgtgaggccgagacaggcggatcacaaggtcaagagatcgagaacatcctggccgagatggtgaaaccgtgtctctactaaaaatacaaaattatctgggtgcagtggtgggtgcctgtaatcccagctacttagaaggctgaggcaggagaatctcttgaacccaggaggcagaggttgcagtgagctgagattgcaccactgcactccagcctggcaacagagcaagactccgtctcaaaaaaaaaaaaaaaaaaaaaaaaggagtcccGTTGGACTCCAGGATAATTCCACCAAGATTTCCAGCCCAGGATGCTGCTGCCCTGCTGTGGCCAGCTGTCTCCAACAGTCCAGTCCTCTTGGACCACATCCTGAAGAACAGTAGCAGCCAACCAAGGCAGGGCAGTGGGAACAGTTCTGACCATCATCACTGCCATCCTTTAAAATCTCTGGCTTAGAATGGTGGTAAGAAGCAAGCCAACCTTTAGTTGACTAAACACTTTTCTGGGAAATGCAACCCCGCAAATGACAGCCTGCATCCGTGTGGGCCCCTCACATGCCCCCGTCTTGGTACACCACCAAGGGACACTTTAGCATCCACAATCTACTCTCATCTTGGCAGGGAGAAAAGGCTTCAGGTTCCTCCACTGTCCCCAGTTGGATCCCTGCGTACTCTTATTCCTCATTCTTTCTCCAGCTCCCCCCAAAGTACGACTGAGCTTGGCAAACGAGGCTCTGCTGCCTACCCTCACCTGCAACATTGCTGGCTATTATCCTCTGGATGTGGCGGTGACGTGGACCCGAGAGGAACTGGGTGGATCCCCAGTCCAAGTCTCTGGCGCttccttctccagcctcaggcAAAGCGCAGCAGGCACCTACAGCATCTCCTCCTCGCTCACCGCAGAACCTGGGTCTGCAGGTGCCATTTACACCTGCCAGGTCACCCACATCTCTCTGAAGGAGCCCCTTGAGGCCAGCGCCCAGGTTGTCCCACCAGGTACTGGGAGTGTCCTCCTTTTCCCCACCTCCACGCTTGGGCTCATGGCTTTCCTCCCCCAGTTCATCTttggtctcattctgctgcccatgCACTTTGTTCACAGTCCTGGCTTCAGGCTTCTGCCTCCGCTCCTGGCTTTGTCTTTCCCAAGGCGGCAGCTGCCAGAGCTTCTACCATACATCCCCTGAGACTTCATGATATTCCAGCCTCCAGGGCGCCAGGCAAGCTGCTTAAGGGCTGGAGATGACAGATGAATAATTCCTTATCATGTCCTCCAGGAGCTTAGTCCAGTAACAGAGACAACACAAAGTAGACagagaagatgacatttgagcCAAGTTAACTAGCTGGGATAGAAACTAGCATGTATGAAGGCCGAATCATAAAACAGCCTAAAGAGAATCTGGAGAATGGCAGGTAGTTCAGCACAGCTAGAGCCTAGGGTATACGGGAGAAAGGAACGTGACTCTGAAGCTTCAGAGGTACttctatttattgagcatttacatGAATCAACCACTGTAGTAAGCACTTAAATGTACGACTCCATGGATTAtgactcccattttacaggtgagcaaCCTGGCACTAGCAGATGCCAAtgaatttgcccaaggtcacctatCAATCAATGGTAAAGAGAGAATGTGAAAAACAGGCAACTGGATTCCCCTTACAGGGAATCCTGTAGATCTCACCGGGCCTTCAAGCTAGAGCTTCCTCAGAACCATAGCACGCtgctgaaatgttttatttatttatttatttatttatttatttatttgatacagagtcttgctctgtcccacaggctggagtgcagtagtacaatctcggttcactgcaacctccacatcctgggtccaagccatccttctgcctcagcctcccaagtagctgggactacaggcatgcaccaccacacctggctaattttcatgttttaagtagagatggggtttcgccatgatggccagctgatctcgaactcttgacctcaggtgatctcccaaagtgctgggattacaggcatgagccaccgtgtccagcccagTTGGGCTGGACAAATAAACCAACCTAAATCTCACTtgcaaagcaattttaaaaaccttGTCCTTAAGTGGGAAGAGGTAGAGAATTCTGTGTGGAGTAAACCATGAACATCCAGCAAACTTGAATAAGTACAAATGCTGCTGGTGCCTCTTCCAGGCTCCTCCATCggggactctctctctctctctctctctctctctctctctctctctcacacacacacacacacacacacacacacacacacacacacatactccttAGCTCCTCCTCCCTAGAGCAGACACTGCAGGTGAGGGCTCAGCTGATGATTCCTGCCCACAATGATCGCTGCCCACGTTGCTCTCGCCTACAGAACAGAGAACCGGCTTGGGAGTCATCTTTGCCAGCAGCCTCTTCCTTCTTGCACTGTTGTTCCTGGGGCTTCAGAGACGGCAAGGTAAGAGCCTGGTTGCCCTTGGCTCTGGCCCTGGCCCACCTT contains:
- the TAPBPL gene encoding tapasin-related protein isoform X2 — protein: MGGEQRVQKSGLEITWEFLGEVGGDKGEQQAGPGSCCKRLHPETQAPVTLALSESEREVGSRGNRKETHRPLAGQGCLESPPSPTRPRKRDRTAEEDSGRGGDSRAASMGTEEGLCLLLCLVLSGAAETKPHTGERQWRAVDVVLDCFLVKDGGHHTALASSENRGRASLVLRQVPVPDDGSLEDFTDFQGDMLAQDDPPVIFKASVDLVQIPQAEALLHADCSGKEVTCEISRYFPQTRKATVEPTAWFMANVQVSEEGPSISMVMKALSDAENEAFQQPMLNFPLNPQGTVGTAVEFQVTTQTQSLSFLLGSSASLDCGFSMAPGLDLINVEWRLQHKGKGQMVYSWTEGQGQAGRKGATLEPEQVGMAGDASLTLPSLTLQDEGTYVCQITTSLHRAQQIIQLNIQAPPKVRLSLANEALLPTLTCNIAGYYPLDVAVTWTREELGGSPVQVSGASFSSLRQSAAGTYSISSSLTAEPGSAGAIYTCQVTHISLKEPLEASAQVVPPEQRTGLGVIFASSLFLLALLFLGLQRRQAPTRPGLVQAERWETTSCADTQSAHLPEDHTADSASPADLKRRETEKRQSSPPASRLLQPKQQPSQSSGRNLYFLPLFRIHEIGKYATCLWWKYSRCYYSIQV
- the TAPBPL gene encoding tapasin-related protein isoform X1 — protein: MGGEQRVQKSGLEITWEFLGEVGGDKGEQQAGPGSCCKRLHPETQAPVTLALSESEREVGSRGNRKETHRPLAGQGCLESPPSPTRPRKRDRTAEEDSGRGGDSRAASMGTEEGLCLLLCLVLSGAAETKPHTGERQWRAVDVVLDCFLVKDGGHHTALASSENRGRASLVLRQVPVPDDGSLEDFTDFQGDMLAQDDPPVIFKASVDLVQIPQAEALLHADCSGKEVTCEISRYFPQTRKATVEPTAWFMANVQVSEEGPSISMVMKALSDAENEAFQQPMLNFPLNPQGTVGTAVEFQVTTQTQSLSFLLGSSASLDCGFSMAPGLDLINVEWRLQHKGKGQMVYSWTEGQGQAGRKGATLEPEQVGMAGDASLTLPSLTLQDEGTYVCQITTSLHRAQQIIQLNIQAPPKVRLSLANEALLPTLTCNIAGYYPLDVAVTWTREELGGSPVQVSGASFSSLRQSAAGTYSISSSLTAEPGSAGAIYTCQVTHISLKEPLEASAQVVPPEQRTGLGVIFASSLFLLALLFLGLQRRQATSLSRV